Proteins from a single region of Primulina tabacum isolate GXHZ01 chromosome 5, ASM2559414v2, whole genome shotgun sequence:
- the LOC142546137 gene encoding dnaJ homolog subfamily C GRV2-like isoform X2: MTMPGHRIDPPCGRVCLKYPLSQQQLLVDTEFVTMHLKYLAAAAKDAVAEGGSIPGSRAKLWRRIREFNACVPFSGVPPNVEVPEVTLMALITLLPAAPNLPPEAPPLPPPSPKAAATVIGFIACLRRLLSSRSAASHVMSFPAAVVRIMGLLRNGSEGVAAETAGLVAMLIGGGPGDTNILSDTKGEQHATIMHTKSVLFSDQSNLIILVNRLKPMSVSPLLSMPVVEVFEAMICEPHGETTQYTVFVELLRLVAGLRRRLFALFGHPAESVRETVAVVMRTIAEEDAVAAESMRDAALRDGALLRHLLHGFYLPAGERRDVSRQLVALWADSYQPALDLLSRVLPPGLVAYLHTRSQANSSDDTSNQEGSLMSRRQRRLLQQRRNRPGKAIPSQGHTIPSVNAAEVIEQTHMTSPYPFRGSDGYQKSAGDSTDGLVPSVRPSLTHGMENFSDKLPVVWVPPTDQLQGIYSPDIPADACESVATSMSKVDSDVGSSVPENPGLPAPAQVIMENALVGCGRLLLNWPDFWRAFGLDHNRADLIWNERTRQELREALQAEVHKLDLEKERTEDIVPGGRSEESISEQECLPQISWNYTEFSVRYPSLAKEVCVGQYYLRLLLESGSVSGSRAQDFPLRDPVAFFRALYHRFLCDADTGLTVDGAVPDEMGPSDDWCDMGRLDGFGGGGGSSVRELCARAMAIVYEQHHTLIGTFEGTAHVTVLLDRTNDRALRHRLLLLLKVLMKVLSNVEACVLVGGCVLAVDLLTVVHETSERTAIPLQSNLIAATPFMEPLKEWMLTDNNNVKVGPVEKDAIRRFWAIKEIDWTTRCWASGMADWKRLRDIRELRWAMATRVPVLTAIQVGQVALSILQSMVAAHSDIDDAGEIVTPTPRVKRILSSPRCLPHIAQALLSGEPTIVEASATLLKDIVTRNPKAMIRLYSTGTFYFALAYPGSNLLSIAQLFSATHIHQAFHGGEEAAVSSSLVLAKRSVLGGLLPESLLYVLDRSGPVAFAAAMVSDSDTPEIIWTHKMRAENLVRQVLQHLGDFPQKLPQHCHSLYDYAPMPPVTYPELKDEMWCHRYYLRNLCDEIRFPNWPIVEHVEFLQSLLVMWREELTRRPMDLSEEEACKILEISIEDVSRDDAPKNLSLELDEIPNLLKQIEYIDEEKLKRQYRKLAMKYHPDKNPEGREKFLAVQKAYECLQVTMQGLQGPQTWRLLLLLKGQCILYRRYGDLLMPFKYAGYPMLLNAITVDSNDNNFLSSDRAPLLVAASELVWLTCASSSLNGEELVRDGGIPLLGTLLSRCMCVVQPTTPAYEPSTTIVANIMRTLSVLSQFESARTEMLEFSGLVEDIVHCTELELVAAAVDAALQTVARVSVSSEFQDALLKGGVLWYLIPLLIQYDSTAEESDKTDAPGVGTSVQIAKNSHAVQACYALSRLSGLETSETPAPYNQAASDALRALLTPKLSSMLKDKSPKDLLATLNSNLESPEIIWNSSMRAELLTFVEEQRALHGPDGSYDLKDSHSFVYEALSKELYVGNVYLRVYNDQPDFEITEPEIFCLALVDFISHQVHKASDEGTDIQGNDDVNAESSVEQDSACDSSPSSGGKVMSMEEIELVKKLQYGLVSLQYVLTKNPSLASAVSSKEKLLPLFECFSLPVSSESDIPRLCLAVLSRLTTYAPCLEAMVADSSSLLLLLQLIHSSPTCREGALHVLYALASTPELAWAAAKHGGVVYILEVLLPLQDEIPLQQRAAAASLLGKLVGQKMHGPRVVITLARFLPDGLISIIRDGPGEAVVNALEQTTETPELVWTPAMAASLSAQIATMASDLYREQMKGHVVDWDVPEQASGQKEMRDEPQVGGIYVRLFLKDPKFPLRNPKRFLEGLLDQYLSSIAATHYDGQAVDTELPLLLSASLVSLLRVYPALADHVGYLGYVPKLVSAVAYEGRREAMASESSLPEDDSVQKISQTPQERVRLSCLRVLHQLAGSTTCAEAMAATSVGTPQVVPLLMKAIGWQGGSILALETLKRVVGAGNRARDALVAQGLKVGLVEVLLGLLDWRAGVRNGLSSQLNWNESEASIGRVLAIEVLHAFATEGAYCTKVRDILDASDIWNAYKDQRHDLFLPSNAQTSAAGVAGLIESSASSLTYALPAAPAAPAQQPSPTKFPATFTSDSNGSHG; the protein is encoded by the exons ATGACGATGCCTGGCCATCGAATCGATCCTCCTTGTGGTCGAGTATGTCTGAAATATCCCTTAAGTCAGCAGCAGCTCCTTGTTGACACTGAATTTGTTACCATGCATTTGAAATACCTGGCTGCAGCTGCCAAAGATGCTGTGGCTGAAGGAGGCTCTATTCCTGGTTCAAGAGCTAAACTATGGCGTAGGATAAGAGAATTTAATGCATGTGTTCCATTTAGTGGTGTTCCCCCCAATGTTGAAGTACCTGAGGTGACTTTGATGGCCTTGATTACGTTGCTTCCTGCTGCTCCTAATCTTCCTCCGGAAGCCCCACCTTTGCCTCCTCCATCTCCTAAAGCAGCTGCTACAGTGATAGGTTTCATTGCATGCTTACGGAGGTTGCTGTCTTCGCGCAGTGCTGCTTCACATGTTATGTCATTTCCTGCCGCTGTTGTAAGAATCATGGGCCTGCTTAGAAATGGTTCCGAGGGAGTAGCTGCTGAAACGGCAGGGCTTGTTGCTATGCTGATTGGTGGTGGTCCTGGGGATACAAACATATTATCTGATACAAAAGGAGAACAACACGCAACAATCATGCACACCAAATCTGTATTATTTTCTGACCAAAGTAACTTAATTATCCTTGTGAACAGATTAAAGCCCATGTCAGTTTCGCCATTATTGTCCATGCCTGTTGTTGAAGTTTTTGAAGCAATGATATGTGAACCGCACGGTGAAACAACCCAATACACAGTTTTTGTTGAATTACTACGCCTTGTGGCTGGGTTACGACGTCGTTTGTTTGCTCTGTTTGGACATCCGGCGGAAAGTGTTCGAGAGACGGTTGCAGTAGTTATGCGTACAATAGCGGAAGAAGATGCTGTTGCAGCCGAATCAATGAGGGATGCTGCTTTACGTGATGGTGCGCTGCTGAGGCATTTGTTACATGGATTTTACCTTCCTGCTGGAGAGCGACGTGATGTCAGCCGACAACTTGTTGCTCTGTGGGCAGATTCTTATCAACCTGCTCTTGATTTGTTATCTAGAGTTCTACCTCCTGGGCTGGTCGCTTATTTGCATACACGATCTCAGGCTAATTCATCAGATGATACATCTAATCAGGAAGGTTCCTTGATGAGCAGAAGGCAGCGACGGCTACTTCAACAGAGGAGGAATCGTCCAGGAAAAGCAATACCATCTCAAGGACACACCATACCTTCTGTCAATGCTGCTGAAGTTATTGAGCAAACACATATGACAAGTCCTTACCCATTTCGAGGATCAGATGGTTACCAAAAGTCTGCCGGAGATTCAACCGATGGGCTGGTTCCATCCGTTCGTCCTTCTTTAACTCATGGGATGGAAAACTTTTCTGACAAGCTCCCAGTTGTATGGGTCCCTCCAACAGATCAGTTACAGGGCATTTATTCTCCTGATATCCCTGCAGATGCTTGTGAATCAGTTGCAACTAGTATGAGCAAAGTTGATTCTGATGTTGGTTCATCTGTGCCCGAGAATCCAGGCCTTCCAGCTCCAGCCCAGGTGATCATGGAGAACGCTCTTGTTGGATGTGGAAGATTGCTATTAAATTGGCCTGATTTTTGGCGAGCTTTTGGTCTTGATCATAATCGTGCAGATTTGATCTGGAATGAGCGTACTAGACAGGAGTTGAGAGAGGCTTTGCAGGCTGAGGTTCATAAACTGGACCTTGAGAAGGAACGGACTGAAGATATTGTCCCTGGCGGTAGATCTGAGGAAAGTATCAGCGAGCAAGAATGTCTGCCACAAATATCATGGAACTACACAGAATTTTCTGTAAGGTATCCCAGCTTGGCCAAAGAAGTTTGTGTGGGTCAATATTATTTGCGTTTGCTTCTTGAGAGTGGCAGCGTTAGCGGCAGCAGGGCTCAGGACTTTCCACTTCGTGATCCTGTTGCTTTTTTCAGAGCACTTTACCATCGATTCCTGTGTGATGCAGACACGGGGCTGACTGTAGATGGTGCTGTTCCGGATGAAATGGGTCCCTCAGATGATTGGTGTGATATGGGAAGATTAGATGGTTTTGGAGGAGGGGGAGGTTCTTCTGTCAGGGAGCTTTGTGCGAGGGCTATGGCAATTGTATATGAACAGCATCACACTTTGATAGGCACATTTGAGGGTACTGCTCATGTGACTGTACTCTTGGACAGGACAAATGATAGAGCTCTACGACACCGTCTTCTGCTTCTCTTAAAG GTTTTGATGAAGGTTTTATCGAACGTAGAGGCATGTGTCTTGGTAGGAGGTTGTGTGCTTGCAGTTGATTTACTGACAGTAGTTCATGAGACTTCTGAAAGAACTGCTATACCCCTGCAGTCTAATTTAATTGCTGCTACTCCTTTTATGGAACCACTAAAGGAATGGATGCTCACAGACAATAATAATGTTAAAGTTGGGCCAGTGGAGAAGGATGCAATTAGAAGATTTTGGGCAATAAAAGAAATTGATTGGACAACCAGGTGCTGGGCATCTGGGATGGCAGACTGGAAGAGACTAAGAGACATACGTGAACTCCGGTGGGCAATGGCTACTCGAGTTCCCGTTCTTACTGCGATCCAG GTAGGACAGGTTGCATTGTCAATATTACAAAGCATGGTAGCTGCTCATTCAGATATAGATGATGCAGGAGAGATCGTGACACCCACACCTAGAGTGAAAAGGATTTTATCAAGTCCACGTTGTCTTCCACATATCGCGCAA GCATTGCTTTCTGGTGAACCAACGATTGTCGAAGCATCTGCTACTTTACTGAAGGATATCGTTACCAGGAATCCCAAGGCCATGATTAGACTGTACAGTACTGGGACATTTTATTTTGCCCTTGCTTACCCTGGATCTAATCTTCTTTCAATTGCACAACTCTTCTCAGCAACACATATACATCAAGCCTTTCATGGTGGTGAAGAAGCCGCGGTTTCCTCTTCTCTGGTTTTGGCAAAACGGAGTGTTTTAGGGGGCCTCTTACCTGAGTCTTTGCTATATGTACTGGACCGTAGTGGGCCAGTTGCATTTGCGGCAGCAATGGTTTCTGATTCTGACACTCCTGAGATAATTTGGACGCATAAGATGCGGGCAGAAAATCTTGTCCGTCAG GTTCTTCAGCATCTTGGTGATTTTCCTCAAAAATTGCCGCAACATTGTCATTCGTTATATGATTATGCTCCAATGCCTCCAGTGACGTATCCAGAGCTCAAAGATGAAATGTGGTGTCACCGTTATTATCTCCGAAACTTGTGTGATGAAATTAGATTTCCTAATTGGCCTATTGTTGAGCATGTCGAGTTTTTGCAATCATTGCTAGTTATGTGGCGTGAGGAGTTAACCCGAAGACCAATGGATCTTTCTGAAGAAGAAGCTTGCAAAATACTGGAAATATCCATTGAAGATGTATCCAGAGATGATGCTCCTAAAAATCTAAGTTTGGAGTTGGACGAGATTCCTAATCTATTGAAACAGATTGAATATATTGATGAAGAAAAGCTCAAGAGACAATATAGGAAACTTGCAATGAAGTACCATCCTGATAAAAATCCTGAAGGGAGGGAGAAGTTCTTGGCAGTTCAGAAAGCATACGAGTGCCTGCAG GTGACCATGCAAGGGTTGCAAGGCCCCCAAACTTGGAGATTGTTACTGCTACTAAAGGGCCAGTGCATTCTATACAGGCGATATGGGGACTTATTGATGCCATTCAAATATGCTGGATATCCAATGCTGCTAAATGCCATTACAGTCGATTCAAATGACAACAACTTTTTGTCCTCTGACCGAGCACCACTTTTAGTTGCGGCCTCCGAGCTTGTCTGGCTAAC GTGTGCATCTTCTTCATTAAATGGTGAAGAGCTTGTTAGGGATGGTGGAATACCACTTCTTGGAACTCTTCTTTCACGATGCATGTGTGTGGTCCAACCAACAACTCCTGCTTATGAACCATCCACCACCATTGTTGCAAACATAATGCGAACTCTCTCAGTTTTGAGTCAATTTGAAAGTGCCAGAACTGAGATGTTAGAGTTTTCTGGACTGGTCGAGGACATCGTTCATTGCACCGAACTTGAGCTTGTGGCTGCTGCTGTCGATGCTGCCCTTCAGACTGTTGCTAGAGTTTCTGTATCCTCTGAGTTTCAAGATGCTTTACTGAAGGGTGGTGTGTTGTG GTACCTCATTCCATTGTTGATTCAGTATGATTCAACTGCAGAAGAATCTGACAAGACAGATGCTCCTGGTGTTGGAACCAGTGTTCAAATAGCAAAGAATTCCCATGCTGTACAAGCGTGTTACGCCTTGTCCAGGCTTAGTGGTTTAGAGACCAGTGAGACGCCAGCTCCCTATAACCAGGCTGCATCTGATGCCTTGAGAGCTTTGCTGACTCCTAAACTTTCAAGTATGCTGAAAGATAAATCACCCAAAGATCTTTTAGCCACATTAAACTCAAACCTGGAATCTCCTGAG ATAATTTGGAACTCCTCTATGCGAGCCGAACTTTTGACATTTGTTGAAGAACAGCGTGCATTGCATGGCCCTGATGGTTCATACGACCTGAAAGATTCACATTCATTTGTTTATGAAGCATTGTCGAAAGAACTCTATGTTGGAAATGTGTACTTGAGAGTCTACAATGATCAACCAGATTTTGAAATCACTGAGCCTGAGATCTTCTGCTTGGCCCTTGTCGATTTTATATCACATCAAGTGCATAAAGCATCAGATGAAGGTACAGATATTCAGGGTAATGATGATGTAAACGCCGAATCATCTGTTGAGCAGGATTCTGCCTGTGATTCTTCACCGTCTAGTGGTGGGAAAGTCATGAGCATGGAGGAGATAGAATTAGTCAAGAAACTTCAGTACGGTCTGGTATCTCTTCAG TATGTCTTGACGAAGAATCCCAGCTTAGCTTCTGCAGTGTCCTCAAAGGAAAAGTTATTACCCCTTTTTGAATGCTTTTCTCTCCCAGTTTCTTCAGAGAGTGACATTCCTCGGTTATGCTTAGCTGTTCTGTCACGCCTGACAACATATGCTCCCTGCCTGGAGGCAATGGTTGCAGATAGCTCTAGTCTGCTTCTTTTATTGCAGTTGATTCACTCATCTCCCACCTGTCGTGAAGGAGCTCTGCATGTTCTCTACGCCTTGGCAAGCACGCCAGAGCTTGCATGGGCAGCTGCAAAACATGGTGGAGTGGTTTACATACTTGAAGTTCTCTTGCCATTACAAG ATGAAATTCCTTTGCAGCAAAGAGCAGCAGCTGCCTCATTATTGGGAAAGCTCGTTGGGCAGAAAATGCATGGACCTAGAGTTGTTATTACCTTGGCGAGGTTTCTGCCAGATGGTCTTATCTCTATAATCAGGGATGGTCCTGGAGAAGCAGTTGTCAATGCCCTTGAACAAACAACAGAGACTCCAGAACTTGTATGGACTCCAGCAATGGCGGCGTCACTGTCTGCTCAAATTGCGACAATggcttcagatttgtatcgtGAACAGATGAAAGGACATGTCGTTGATTGGGATGTTCCTGAACAGGCGTCTGGCCAAAAGGAGATGAGAGATGAACCTCAG GTTGGAGGAATCTATGTCAGATTATTCCTGAAAGATCCCAAATTTCCACTTAGAAATCCAAAGAGATTTCTTGAGGGACTGCTCGATCAGTATCTTTCTTCCATTGCTGCCACACATTATGATGGGCAAGCTGTTGACACCGAGCTTCCTCTGCTTCTTTCTGCTTCCTTGGTCTCGTTACTCAGAGTATACCCTGCTCTCGCTGATCATGTCGGATATCTAGGTTATGTACCGAAACTTGTTTCAGCAGTTGCTTATGAAGGAAGAAGAGAAGCAATGGCTTCAGAATCCTCTTTGCCTGAGGATGATTCGGTTCAGAAAATTTCACAGACTCCTCAGGAGCGTGTGCGCCTTAGTTGTTTACGTGTCCTACATCAACTTGCAGGTAGCACCACTTGTGCAGAAGCTATGGCAGCTACTAGTGTTGGTACACCCCAG GTGGTTCCACTTCTGATGAAAGCAATTGGTTGGCAAGGTGGAAGCATTCTTGCTCTTGAAACTTTGAAGCGTGTAGTAGGTGCCGGAAATCGAGCAAGAGATGCGCTTGTTGCTCAGGGTCTTAA GGTTGGCCTTGTGGAAGTTCTTCTTGGTCTTCTTGATTGGCGAGCTGGGGTAAGAAATGGGCTTTCCTCACAGCTGAATTGGAATGAGTCAGAAGCATCGATCGGCCGGGTTCTTGCAATTGAG GTTTTGCACGCATTTGCAACAGAAGGGGCCTACTGTACCAAAGTGCGCGACATATTAGATGCCTCTGAT ATTTGGAATGCTTataaagatcaaaggcatgaTCTTTTTCTTCCTTCAAATGCTCAAACTTCAGCCGCTGGAGTTGCCGGTCTCATTGAAAGTTCGGCATCTAGTCTTACGTATGCATTACCAGCTGCCCCAGCAGCCCCAGCACAACAACCTAGTCCAACAAAATTTCCTGCAACATTTACATCTGATTCGAATGGAAGTCATGGCTAG